From Thermogemmatispora onikobensis, one genomic window encodes:
- a CDS encoding ABC transporter permease, producing the protein MRTYLRLLWTFFRVSLLGELAYRASFWLQVAESLIDLGTALAFVGVVFSYTRALNGWSADELLTLIGVYFLIGGAINMIIMPGMNRLIEQVRQGTLDYVLTKPEDAQLLASIQQIDIWKLLDILLGLALLAGATLWRGSVPGPLQLLAFALTLLAGTVIIYSFVLFLATLSFWYVRMENILVIFESMYEAGRWPVNIYPGWLRAILTFVVPVAFAVTVPAEALTARLTWLVLAGTLLLAALALLASRLFWRFAIRYYSGASS; encoded by the coding sequence ATGCGTACCTATCTGCGTCTCCTGTGGACCTTTTTCCGCGTCAGTCTTCTGGGCGAGCTGGCCTATCGCGCCAGCTTCTGGCTCCAGGTCGCCGAGTCCCTCATCGACCTGGGGACGGCCCTGGCCTTCGTCGGCGTTGTCTTTTCCTATACCCGGGCCCTCAATGGCTGGAGCGCCGACGAACTGCTCACCCTCATCGGCGTCTACTTCCTCATCGGGGGCGCCATCAACATGATCATCATGCCCGGCATGAACCGCCTCATTGAGCAGGTTCGTCAGGGAACCCTCGACTACGTGCTCACCAAGCCCGAAGACGCCCAGCTGCTCGCCAGCATCCAGCAGATTGACATCTGGAAGCTCCTCGACATTCTGCTGGGGCTGGCCCTGCTGGCAGGGGCCACCCTCTGGCGCGGCAGTGTGCCCGGACCGCTCCAGCTGCTGGCCTTCGCTCTGACCTTGCTGGCTGGCACCGTCATCATCTATAGCTTTGTGCTCTTCCTGGCCACCCTCTCCTTCTGGTACGTGCGCATGGAAAATATCCTGGTCATCTTCGAGAGCATGTACGAGGCCGGGCGCTGGCCCGTCAACATCTACCCCGGCTGGTTGCGGGCCATCCTCACCTTCGTCGTCCCGGTAGCCTTCGCCGTCACCGTGCCCGCCGAAGCCCTGACCGCCCGTCTCACCTGGCTGGTCCTGGCGGGCACCCTCCTGCTCGCAGCCCTCGCACTGCTGGCCTCGCGCCTCTTCTGGCGCTTTGCCATTCGCTACTACAGTGGGGCCTCATCCTGA
- a CDS encoding ABC transporter permease: MRYLIAVYRQQLKTAIAEQLQYRAALVIWLIEVALGPAVSISVWSTVARNEGGEVNGYNPSGFAAYFIATMLVNYATQTWVFWEFSRRVREGEFSPLLLRPLHPIHADIAQHLAYKILMLPVIGLVTLLLWLAFHAGFTPSPASLATFLPALLLAFALRFTLEWTLALLAFWLTQVNVINQLYVVVVLFLSGQLLPLSFLPAPLQAATAWLPFQWMVAFPAQLLSTGLSAQSVVAGFLAQLLWLLIGLGLLSFTWRRGLKRYTAVGG; this comes from the coding sequence ATGCGCTACCTCATCGCCGTCTATCGTCAGCAGCTCAAAACGGCCATTGCCGAGCAGCTCCAGTATCGCGCTGCCCTCGTCATCTGGCTGATCGAGGTTGCCCTGGGACCAGCCGTCTCGATCAGCGTCTGGTCGACCGTGGCCCGCAACGAAGGCGGGGAAGTGAACGGCTACAACCCCTCTGGCTTCGCTGCCTACTTCATCGCCACCATGCTGGTCAACTACGCCACCCAGACCTGGGTCTTCTGGGAATTCAGCCGGCGTGTGCGCGAAGGTGAATTCTCGCCTTTGCTGCTGCGACCTCTCCACCCCATCCACGCCGACATTGCCCAGCACCTGGCCTACAAGATCCTCATGCTACCAGTCATCGGACTGGTCACGCTGCTCCTCTGGCTGGCCTTCCATGCTGGCTTCACTCCCAGCCCCGCCAGCCTGGCTACCTTCCTGCCGGCGCTGCTCCTGGCCTTCGCCCTGCGCTTCACCCTGGAGTGGACCCTGGCCCTCCTGGCCTTCTGGCTGACCCAGGTCAATGTCATCAACCAGCTCTATGTGGTCGTCGTCCTCTTCCTCTCGGGGCAACTGCTCCCTCTATCCTTCTTGCCAGCCCCGCTGCAAGCGGCCACCGCCTGGCTCCCCTTCCAATGGATGGTCGCCTTCCCGGCCCAGTTGCTCAGCACTGGCCTTAGCGCCCAGTCCGTGGTCGCTGGCTTCCTCGCTCAGCTTCTCTGGCTGCTTATCGGCCTCGGCCTGCTCAGCTTCACCTGGCGACGGGGCCTCAAACGCTACACGGCAGTAGGAGGATAA
- a CDS encoding ABC transporter ATP-binding protein: MTAVAAVNVAHLRKVYRVYEREAGLGAALRALFQRQMQEIIGVDDLTFRIAAGEIVGFLGPNGAGKTTTLKMLAGLLYPSAGDVHVLGYLPWRRERPFLRQIALVMGQRHQLIWDIPVIDSFELNRAIYRIPLAQYRRMLDELTELLELAPLLHKPVRNLSLGERMKCEIAGSLLHRPQVLFLDEPTIGLDIVMQRRIRDFIREYNRRTGATVLLTSHYMADVEALCRRVILIHHGTMLFDGDLTRLVERFSPYKTIIVRLEEPADLHHYGEVLSQSEDQVSLRVPKSAVARVTARLLTDLPVIDLSVEDPPIEAVIEQIFTQEEVP, from the coding sequence ATGACAGCCGTAGCGGCAGTCAACGTTGCCCACTTACGCAAAGTCTACCGCGTCTACGAGCGCGAGGCCGGTCTGGGTGCCGCCCTCCGCGCCCTCTTTCAACGCCAGATGCAGGAAATCATTGGGGTCGACGACCTGACCTTCCGCATAGCAGCGGGCGAAATCGTCGGCTTCCTCGGCCCCAACGGGGCCGGCAAAACCACCACCCTCAAGATGCTGGCTGGCCTGCTCTACCCGAGCGCCGGCGATGTCCACGTCCTGGGCTACCTCCCCTGGCGACGCGAACGCCCCTTTTTGCGCCAGATCGCCCTGGTCATGGGCCAGCGCCACCAGCTCATCTGGGACATCCCCGTCATCGACTCCTTTGAGCTGAACCGGGCCATCTATCGCATTCCCCTGGCCCAGTACCGTCGCATGCTGGACGAACTCACGGAGCTGCTAGAGCTGGCCCCCCTGCTGCACAAGCCCGTGCGCAATCTCTCGCTGGGCGAGCGCATGAAATGCGAAATCGCCGGCTCCCTGCTCCATCGCCCCCAGGTCCTCTTCCTCGACGAACCGACCATCGGCCTCGACATCGTCATGCAGCGCCGCATCCGCGACTTCATTCGCGAATACAACCGCCGCACCGGGGCCACAGTACTCCTGACGAGCCACTACATGGCCGACGTCGAAGCCCTCTGTCGGCGCGTCATCCTCATCCACCATGGCACCATGCTCTTCGACGGCGATCTCACCCGCCTGGTCGAGCGCTTCTCACCCTACAAGACCATCATCGTGCGTCTGGAAGAGCCAGCCGACCTGCACCACTACGGCGAAGTCCTCAGCCAAAGCGAGGACCAGGTCAGCCTGCGTGTGCCCAAAAGCGCGGTCGCCCGCGTCACCGCTCGCCTGCTGACGGACCTGCCGGTCATCGACCTGAGCGTCGAGGACCCACCTATCGAGGCCGTCATCGAACAAATCTTTACCCAGGAGGAAGTCCCCTAA
- a CDS encoding ribonucleoside-diphosphate reductase subunit alpha, with protein sequence MSFPANQTRPATPVAIDPEQVLAEVCRGFEDRADRAQLLEEVQATLSAGLSETELWQALLLVARAHIEQEPAFSYITARILLLSLYREALSPDEHLPCSFTDMENAYRRYLPHYIQRGIDTGLLDPRLAGFDLERIAALIRPERDLLFTYPGLQTLYDRYLLQYEGQRFELPQLLWLRVAMGLALNETHKEQRVAEFYEVLSQFSFTPATPTLFNAGTSHPQLSSCYLTTVNDDLWHIFKCIQDNALLSKWAGGLGNDWTRVRALGAHIRGTNGRSQGVIPFLKVVNDTAVAVNQGGKRKGAVCAYLENWHLDIEDFLDLRRNTGDERRRTHDLHTACWISDEFMRRVERGEQWTLFSPDEVPDLHELYGRAFTERYRHYERLADEGQIRLFKRLPAVELWRKMLTRLFETGHPWLTWKDPANVRSPQDHAGVIHSSNLCTEILLNTSAEETAVCNLGSLNLAAHIVDGQLDHAKLRSTIQTAMRMLDNVIDINYYPTPEARTANLRHRPVGLGIMGFQDALFLLGLSYASQEAVEFADRSMEAISYYAILASSELAAERGPYPSYRGSKWDRGLLPIDTIALLEQERGEPLEMDRCTTMDWEAVRTHIRQHGMRNSNVLAIAPTATISLIVGASPSIEPIYKNLYVKSTLSGEFTTVNTFLVNDLKAAGLWNTDMLEALKYYDGSLQELPMVPEELKQRYLTAFEIDPRWLIECASRRQKWIDMGQSLNLYLASPSGRQLHEIYLRAWKKGLKTTYYLRTLAATQVEKSTVDINRWGIQPRWMKNTSPSSTIQIRRGAFKEISPASGTDPDDAESILPAPSSATSPATACSLDDECEACQ encoded by the coding sequence ATGTCATTCCCAGCGAACCAGACGCGCCCGGCCACACCCGTGGCCATCGACCCCGAGCAGGTGCTCGCCGAGGTCTGCCGCGGCTTTGAGGACCGCGCTGACCGCGCCCAGCTCCTGGAGGAGGTCCAGGCCACCTTGAGCGCCGGCCTCTCCGAAACGGAGCTGTGGCAGGCGCTGCTCCTGGTGGCGCGTGCCCATATCGAGCAAGAACCAGCCTTCAGCTACATCACGGCCCGCATCCTGCTGCTCTCGCTCTATCGGGAAGCGCTCAGCCCGGACGAGCACCTCCCCTGCAGCTTTACCGACATGGAAAACGCCTATCGGCGCTATCTGCCGCACTACATCCAGCGTGGCATCGACACCGGGCTGCTTGACCCCCGCCTGGCTGGCTTCGACCTCGAACGCATCGCGGCCCTCATCCGTCCGGAGCGCGACCTGCTCTTCACCTATCCGGGCCTGCAGACCCTCTACGACCGCTACCTGCTGCAATATGAGGGGCAGCGCTTCGAACTGCCGCAGCTGCTGTGGCTGCGCGTGGCGATGGGCCTGGCCCTCAACGAGACCCACAAGGAGCAGCGCGTCGCCGAGTTCTACGAGGTCCTCTCGCAGTTTTCTTTCACCCCGGCCACACCCACCCTCTTCAACGCCGGCACCTCTCACCCGCAGCTCTCCTCGTGCTACCTGACCACGGTCAATGACGACCTCTGGCACATCTTCAAGTGCATCCAGGACAATGCCCTGCTCTCCAAGTGGGCCGGCGGCCTGGGCAACGACTGGACGCGCGTGCGCGCTCTGGGCGCCCACATTCGTGGCACCAATGGCCGCAGCCAGGGCGTCATCCCCTTCCTCAAGGTCGTCAACGACACCGCCGTGGCCGTCAACCAGGGCGGCAAGCGCAAGGGGGCCGTCTGTGCCTACCTGGAAAACTGGCACCTGGACATCGAGGACTTCCTCGATCTGCGGCGCAACACGGGCGATGAGCGACGTCGCACCCATGATCTGCACACCGCCTGCTGGATCTCCGACGAATTCATGCGGCGCGTTGAGCGCGGAGAACAGTGGACCCTCTTCAGTCCCGACGAGGTTCCCGATCTGCACGAGCTGTATGGACGCGCCTTCACCGAGCGCTATCGGCACTACGAGCGCCTGGCCGATGAGGGGCAGATCCGCCTCTTCAAGCGCCTGCCGGCGGTCGAGCTGTGGCGCAAGATGCTGACTCGCCTCTTCGAGACCGGCCACCCCTGGCTGACCTGGAAGGACCCGGCCAATGTGCGCTCACCCCAGGACCACGCCGGCGTCATCCATAGCAGCAACCTCTGCACCGAGATCTTGCTCAACACCTCTGCAGAGGAGACGGCGGTCTGTAACCTCGGCTCACTGAACCTGGCGGCCCACATCGTCGATGGTCAGCTCGACCATGCAAAGTTACGGTCAACCATTCAAACGGCCATGCGCATGCTCGACAACGTCATCGACATCAACTACTACCCCACCCCGGAGGCACGCACGGCCAACCTGCGCCATCGCCCCGTGGGGCTGGGCATCATGGGCTTCCAGGATGCGCTCTTCCTGCTGGGCCTCAGCTACGCCTCACAAGAGGCGGTCGAGTTTGCCGATCGCAGCATGGAAGCCATTTCCTACTACGCCATCCTGGCTTCCAGCGAGCTGGCCGCCGAGCGCGGCCCCTACCCCAGCTACCGCGGCTCAAAGTGGGATCGCGGCCTGCTGCCCATCGATACCATTGCCTTACTGGAGCAGGAGCGCGGCGAACCTCTGGAGATGGATCGCTGCACGACGATGGACTGGGAGGCCGTCCGGACCCACATCCGCCAGCACGGCATGCGCAACAGCAATGTCCTGGCCATCGCCCCAACTGCCACCATCTCCCTCATCGTTGGGGCCAGCCCCTCGATCGAGCCAATCTACAAGAACCTCTACGTCAAAAGCACCCTGTCGGGTGAGTTCACTACCGTCAACACCTTCCTGGTCAACGATCTCAAGGCCGCCGGCCTCTGGAATACCGACATGCTGGAGGCCCTCAAGTATTATGATGGCTCCCTCCAGGAGCTGCCGATGGTACCAGAGGAACTCAAGCAGCGCTACCTGACGGCCTTCGAGATTGATCCACGCTGGCTGATCGAGTGCGCCAGCCGCCGCCAGAAATGGATCGACATGGGGCAGTCCCTCAATCTCTATCTGGCCTCGCCCAGCGGCAGGCAACTGCACGAGATCTACCTGCGGGCCTGGAAGAAGGGTCTCAAGACCACCTACTACCTGCGCACCCTGGCCGCCACCCAGGTCGAGAAGTCGACGGTCGATATCAATCGCTGGGGCATTCAGCCGCGCTGGATGAAGAACACCAGCCCCTCCAGTACCATCCAGATCAGGCGCGGAGCCTTCAAGGAGATCAGCCCGGCCTCGGGCACTGACCCCGACGACGCAGAGTCGATACTCCCGGCTCCTTCGTCAGCGACCAGCCCCGCCACCGCCTGCTCTCTCGACGACGAGTGTGAAGCGTGCCAGTAA
- a CDS encoding ribonucleotide-diphosphate reductase subunit beta, protein MATHAFNEQDILAEKRLINGPAVSVNQLMPLKYRWAWEHYLNGCANHWMPNEVPMASDIELWRSQRLSEAERLVIMRNLGFFATAESLVGNNLVLAIFKHITNAECRQYLLRQAFEEAVHTHAFLYIVESLGLDEREVFTMYHRIPAIQRKDAFEMKLTSALLDPTFSTAEPEQAQQFLDNLIGYYVIMEGIFFYSGFAMILSFHRRNLMTGIGQQFQYILRDETIHLNFGIDLINGIKVENPGLWTPEFERHIMELIEEAVELEIAYAHDCLPEGIAGLQAPAFARYVRHIADRRLERIGLPAVYHEPHPFPWLSETIDLSKEKNFFETRVTEYRSAATLEWD, encoded by the coding sequence ATGGCGACGCACGCCTTCAATGAACAGGACATTCTCGCTGAGAAGCGTCTCATCAATGGACCAGCTGTCAGCGTTAACCAGCTGATGCCGCTCAAATATCGCTGGGCCTGGGAGCACTACCTCAACGGCTGCGCCAACCACTGGATGCCCAATGAGGTCCCAATGGCCAGCGACATCGAACTCTGGCGCAGCCAGCGCCTCTCCGAGGCCGAGCGCCTGGTCATCATGCGCAACCTCGGCTTCTTTGCTACCGCCGAGAGCCTGGTGGGCAATAACCTGGTCCTGGCTATCTTCAAGCACATCACCAACGCCGAATGTCGCCAGTATCTGCTCCGGCAAGCCTTTGAGGAGGCGGTCCATACTCACGCTTTCCTCTATATCGTCGAGAGCCTGGGCCTGGACGAACGCGAAGTCTTCACCATGTATCACCGCATCCCTGCCATTCAGCGCAAGGATGCCTTCGAAATGAAGCTCACTTCCGCCCTCCTTGACCCCACCTTCTCGACCGCCGAGCCGGAACAGGCTCAGCAGTTCCTGGACAACCTCATCGGCTACTATGTGATCATGGAGGGCATCTTCTTCTACAGCGGCTTCGCCATGATCCTCTCCTTCCACCGACGCAACCTCATGACCGGTATTGGCCAGCAGTTCCAGTATATCCTGCGTGACGAAACCATCCATCTCAACTTCGGCATTGACCTGATCAACGGGATCAAGGTTGAGAATCCTGGCCTCTGGACACCCGAGTTTGAGCGGCATATCATGGAATTGATTGAGGAGGCAGTGGAGTTAGAGATTGCCTACGCACACGACTGCCTGCCAGAGGGGATCGCGGGCCTCCAGGCGCCGGCCTTTGCTCGCTATGTCCGCCATATCGCCGACCGGCGCCTGGAGCGCATCGGCTTGCCGGCGGTCTACCACGAGCCGCATCCCTTCCCCTGGCTGAGCGAGACCATTGACTTGAGTAAGGAAAAGAATTTCTTTGAGACACGGGTCACGGAGTACCGGTCGGCGGCAACGCTCGAATGGGACTAA
- the metE gene encoding 5-methyltetrahydropteroyltriglutamate--homocysteine S-methyltransferase, whose amino-acid sequence MVQATNLGYPRIGAKRELKRALEQFWAGKLDEQGLREQAATLRRQHWQLQQRLGLDQIPANDFSLYDHVLDMALVVGAVPRRYRRAGGTGAPELDLSTYFAMARGIEAGPGGEAVPPMEMTKWFDTNYHYIVPEFEEDLSFRLASTKPLDEFNEAKALGIQTRPVLLGPVSFLLLGKTHRENLSPLTLLEQLLPVYEELLQRLAAAGAGWVQLDEPCLVLDLEPATLRAIEQSYARLSQAAPQLRLLLATYFGDLGLALSTVLHLPVAAVHLDLVRAPQQLERALAEAPSTLTLSLGIVDGRNVWRTDFEQALTLIEQAVAQLGLERVLLAPSCSLLHVPVDLELESELDAELKQWLAFANQKLQEIVLLTRAANEGRQAITEELEHNRQAIERRRASPRIHSEEVAQRVRQARAQPARRQNPYPVRRQRQRAQLQLPPLPTTTIGSFPQTDEVRAARAAFKNGRLDPAGYEAFLRGEIERTIRFQEEIGLDVLVHGEFERSDMVEYFAEQLDGFLFTRNGWVQSYGSRCVRPPVIYGDVQRRGPMTVRWSTFAQSLTTRPIKGMLTGPVTMMQWSFVRDDQPRAETCYQLALALHDEVQDLEAAGIRLIQIDEPALREGLPLRRSEWASYLDWAVDCFRLVSASVRDETQIHTHMCYAEFGDIIEAIAAMDADVLSIEASRSRLELLNVFVRYRYPNEIGPGVYDVHSPHVPSVSEYEQRLLRILEVLPAEQLWVNPDCGLKTRRWEEVRPALTHLVQAVRAVRARLESGQGLAESQQPAR is encoded by the coding sequence ATGGTGCAGGCTACCAATCTCGGCTACCCGCGCATTGGCGCAAAACGCGAGCTGAAACGGGCGCTTGAGCAGTTCTGGGCGGGGAAACTCGACGAGCAAGGACTGCGCGAGCAGGCCGCGACGCTGCGCCGGCAACACTGGCAGCTCCAGCAGCGCCTGGGGCTGGACCAGATCCCGGCGAACGACTTTTCCCTGTATGACCACGTGCTGGATATGGCACTGGTAGTAGGGGCAGTTCCGCGGCGCTATCGCCGCGCCGGCGGCACCGGTGCGCCGGAGCTGGACCTGTCGACCTATTTTGCGATGGCCCGCGGCATTGAGGCCGGTCCGGGTGGCGAGGCGGTGCCGCCGATGGAGATGACCAAATGGTTCGACACCAATTATCATTATATCGTGCCCGAATTTGAGGAAGATCTCTCGTTTCGCCTCGCCTCAACCAAGCCACTCGATGAGTTCAACGAGGCCAAAGCCTTGGGCATCCAGACGCGCCCGGTTCTGCTGGGACCCGTCTCGTTCCTGCTCCTCGGCAAGACGCACCGCGAGAACCTCTCGCCCCTGACGCTGCTGGAGCAGCTGCTGCCGGTCTACGAGGAGCTGCTCCAGCGCCTGGCCGCCGCAGGAGCCGGGTGGGTGCAGCTGGATGAGCCATGCCTGGTGCTCGACCTGGAGCCGGCCACCCTGCGGGCCATCGAGCAGAGCTACGCCCGGCTCAGTCAGGCAGCGCCGCAGCTGCGTCTGCTGTTGGCGACCTACTTCGGCGACCTCGGCCTGGCCCTCTCAACGGTGCTGCACCTCCCAGTGGCTGCCGTTCATCTCGACCTGGTGCGCGCCCCGCAGCAGCTGGAGCGCGCCCTGGCCGAAGCTCCCTCGACACTGACGCTCTCGCTGGGTATCGTCGACGGGCGCAACGTCTGGCGCACCGATTTCGAGCAGGCCCTCACCCTCATCGAGCAGGCCGTCGCGCAACTCGGCTTGGAGCGTGTCCTGCTGGCTCCCTCCTGCTCGCTCTTGCATGTACCAGTCGACCTGGAGCTGGAGAGCGAGCTGGACGCCGAACTGAAGCAGTGGCTGGCCTTCGCCAACCAGAAGCTGCAGGAAATCGTCCTCCTGACGCGCGCGGCCAACGAAGGACGCCAGGCCATCACCGAGGAGCTGGAGCACAATCGCCAGGCCATCGAGCGCCGGCGCGCTTCGCCTCGCATCCATAGCGAGGAGGTGGCTCAGCGCGTGCGCCAGGCGCGGGCGCAGCCTGCGCGGCGCCAGAATCCTTACCCTGTGCGCCGCCAGCGCCAGCGTGCTCAGCTGCAGCTCCCACCCCTGCCAACTACGACCATCGGCTCCTTCCCGCAGACCGACGAAGTGCGGGCGGCCCGGGCCGCCTTCAAGAATGGGCGCCTGGACCCGGCTGGCTATGAGGCCTTTCTGCGCGGCGAGATCGAGCGCACCATTCGCTTCCAGGAAGAGATCGGCCTCGACGTCCTGGTGCATGGGGAATTCGAGCGCAGCGACATGGTCGAGTACTTCGCTGAGCAGCTCGACGGCTTCCTCTTCACGCGCAATGGCTGGGTGCAGAGCTATGGCTCGCGCTGCGTGCGCCCGCCAGTCATCTACGGCGATGTCCAGCGCCGCGGCCCCATGACCGTGCGCTGGTCAACCTTTGCCCAGTCGCTGACAACGCGCCCCATCAAGGGCATGCTCACTGGCCCGGTGACCATGATGCAATGGTCGTTTGTTCGTGACGACCAGCCGCGGGCCGAAACTTGCTATCAGCTGGCGCTGGCGCTCCACGACGAGGTGCAGGACCTGGAAGCGGCTGGCATCCGGCTCATCCAGATCGATGAGCCTGCTCTGCGCGAGGGCCTGCCCCTGCGCCGCTCGGAATGGGCCAGCTACCTTGACTGGGCCGTCGACTGCTTCCGCCTGGTCTCGGCCTCGGTGCGCGACGAGACGCAGATCCATACCCACATGTGCTACGCCGAGTTCGGCGATATCATCGAAGCTATCGCCGCGATGGACGCTGACGTCCTCTCCATCGAAGCCTCGCGCTCGCGCCTGGAGTTGCTTAATGTCTTTGTCCGCTACCGCTATCCGAATGAGATCGGGCCAGGCGTCTACGATGTGCATTCGCCGCATGTCCCTTCGGTGAGCGAGTACGAGCAGCGCCTGCTGCGTATCCTGGAAGTGCTACCTGCTGAACAGCTCTGGGTCAATCCCGACTGTGGCCTCAAAACTCGCCGCTGGGAGGAGGTCAGGCCAGCTCTGACCCACTTGGTCCAGGCTGTGCGCGCCGTACGCGCGCGGCTGGAAAGCGGGCAGGGCCTGGCGGAATCCCAGCAGCCGGCCCGCTAG